The DNA sequence aaggaaaagatttCTAACTACATCCATTACAGTATGAGAcagtaaagaaaaaatataaggaaaaatggtgagCGCTTAGAGTTATGTTTAAAGCAGTTTGTATTGTGCCCTTTTATCTGAATATCATAAGGAACCTCAATACAGTCGAGATTAAAAATAGTTCTAATTTTCTCTGAACAAGATAACGTCAGAACTCAAATCCAATTGCATATACCTAGGAATCAGGTACAGAATACAAGCAGCTAAATCATTAAATTACATATATGCAGCAACAAATACCAAAACTCAGGAAACTATTTGCTGAAAACTGACAGAGTAAGATATTAAATAAATCATGTGATGAATTTGGCCCTTTGGGAGAACAAAGTAACGGcaatatttttttggaaaaagtaACATTCATGTCATAAGGTCAAAAGTTTAGATATTTTGCAAACATTTGATTGTAGTGAAAACAGTGTGGCAATGAAAAGTGACTCCTTACTTACCCCTCCTTTGTCTTGTTGCTGCAAGCTTGTCGAAGCTCACAACAGGCAAGGACCATCCGATTACCACCAACACTTTAATCCCAGCAtatcacattagattgatatTAATACAAAATAACCAAGATTATAGTAAGGGAAAAAGAAGCGTCCGCTTAGGACAATAATATAAGTGCAAATAAAAAAGGTATCATGAAATATTTGTAGTCATGTTTAATGTATCACGATTAATGAGGATCAAACATTATTCAGTGTGAGAAAATACTCTGTATATGCAATATCATGTGTTCATGGCATCATTCTTGCAGCTACTAACTTCTTTTTTTAGCCAGCTATCCATGATTTTGCTTCAATTTTGGAGAAAGTATCAAAATGACAGGGGGAAGGCCACAAAGATTTTAGCTAAGGGTGATAAACTCTATTCCTTAGAGGTGCTAGTTGGAATcaagtaataaaacaaaatcaaatgaGGGGGAAAAGGAATTGAAGTTGGACAGGTGAAATTGTTGCTTCAAAAAGTTCCATATGTGAATCTCGTGTGCACAAACCCGCGCGTGAATCTGTGACATACACGTGTGATTCACGCGCGGGTTTGTGCGCGTCTCCTGAAATTCATGATTAGAATTTTCTTCCAAATCTGGGGATGCATCACTTAGCCGAATTGGAAACAAGTTTAAAATAGGATTGTTCCTACTGTTTTGGAGATTCAAATACATACTAATTCGGAAAAGGTGAAACTAATGATTGCTCCGACTTTTTGGATAATTAGCATGACTTATGATTGCTGCAACTGTTTaggtcacatatacatgttgaTTAACGAGTCTGAATCTTTAGGAAATGAACATATTACACATGTTTATGTCCAAAGTGGAAAAATCTTAAACTAATGCTTGATTCATACGGTTtggaaacttttttttattaatgctaGATTTGCCACATgcatgcaatgcacatagatgTCCAAATTTGCAAGTCTTTCAACTAATTGCATGAAAACAAGAGACGATGAGCAAAGCTTGCTTTCAAAATATTGAAGATTACCTCGAGCTACTTCCCTTCAGTTGGTGAGCAAAAGCACTCACATTTTCATAGTCTATAACAGGCTCATCCCTGATTTTAGATTAAACACACCAAAACTATTAGAATATGTATGGAGGGACAAAAGAACAATTACATGAAATGAAACAGCAATAGAGGATTAGGTATAAAAAAAGTCACAGAAATCTGGCGAGTTCAGCTATGCCATTTTCCGCATCATGGCAGAACATGGAGAAAATCTCCGAAAGGAATTGAGGATTGCCATCACTTTCTAGATTTTTCACACGATCAAAAGTCTCGTCCAATATCCCCTGCAAGAAACATGCACGGTGATCAAATGCTCTCTTATCAACAAGATTGGCAAATTATCTCAAACTTTTTCCAAATAGTCAACTATAATGTACTCTCAAATTGACAACCCCCCCTTCCccccaaaaagagaaaaaagaaagaaagagagaggagaatGGATAATTTTGGTGGAAGCGAAAACAGGCGAATTCTTGTTTCCttggaaaattttatttcttttgagaCCAAGAAAATTCACTTCGGCTCATCCAAATAATTGTTAATGACTAAACGGAGTAGCTCcttcttttatcttattttcttctGGGTTTTTGAGCTTGCTACCAAACACATGAAGAAATTATGGATTAGTGATTtacagaaattataaaaatataataatcaaaAGATTCAAACAAAACCCCACAATCTAATACCTTTAAACGATCATACTAACAGATTAACATTCTATTCTCCACAAAAGTCCTAAAAACTTTCGgggaaaacaaatcaaaaccgaggctttcaaccaaagaaagaaaagaaattgggaGGGTTTGAGCACACCTGCTCATGGGAGGACTGGATGTAGTTCCTGAGCTGCTGCCTGAGATCAGTCCCCACCATTTTCTTGCTCTGAGAGAAAACTtagaaaagaacaaagagaaacAGAAAGCACTCGTCTCTGGGATGAAACTTGAAGTGCCTCACACCCTCTATATATAGAGTGTTGGGAGTGTTAAGAGCTATCTCAGTTGGGCAGAAGTGTGAGAGGATAATGATGGTTATTCAGTTCTAAGGTGGCAGTGTGCATTGTCCCTGTCAAAATTGTTTATGTTCG is a window from the Carya illinoinensis cultivar Pawnee chromosome 14, C.illinoinensisPawnee_v1, whole genome shotgun sequence genome containing:
- the LOC122293393 gene encoding histidine-containing phosphotransfer protein 2-like isoform X1; translation: MVGTDLRQQLRNYIQSSHEQGILDETFDRVKNLESDGNPQFLSEIFSMFCHDAENGIAELARFLDEPVIDYENVSAFAHQLKGSSSSVGGNRMVLACCELRQACSNKTKEGCFEAFDKVKREYCILRDNLNFIAQMEKTILTNEARRRSQ
- the LOC122293393 gene encoding histidine-containing phosphotransfer protein 2-like isoform X2, which encodes MVGTDLRQQLRNYIQSSHEQGILDETFDRVKNLESDGNPQFLSEIFSMFCHDAENGIAELARFLDEPVIDYENVSAFAHQLKGSSSRCFEAFDKVKREYCILRDNLNFIAQMEKTILTNEARRRSQ